Proteins encoded in a region of the Pedosphaera parvula Ellin514 genome:
- a CDS encoding response regulator has protein sequence MFMKEMSLNSQKSQSSKSETVSKGPSKPIVSPLRILIVDDHAIIRQGLKQILAGEFGLGVFGEANNGTEALEQIWKQSWDVVLLDITMPGKSGLDVLKQIVEAQPNMAVLVLSMHPEDQYAVRVLKTGAAGYITKNTASEEVVNAVKKVLAGGKYVSASLAENLATSLNTPMGKAPHEILSDREYQVMRLIALGKSVKEIAFDLSLSVKTISTYRTRIMEKMKFKTNADIIRYAVHERLVD, from the coding sequence ATGTTTATGAAAGAAATGTCATTGAACAGCCAAAAGTCACAATCGAGCAAGAGTGAAACAGTGTCCAAAGGGCCATCCAAACCGATTGTATCGCCGTTGCGGATTCTGATAGTAGATGACCATGCCATTATTCGACAGGGGCTCAAGCAGATACTTGCCGGCGAGTTTGGGCTGGGGGTATTTGGAGAAGCAAACAACGGCACTGAAGCCTTGGAGCAGATCTGGAAGCAATCATGGGATGTGGTGTTATTGGACATCACCATGCCGGGCAAGAGTGGATTGGATGTGTTGAAACAGATTGTGGAAGCTCAGCCCAACATGGCGGTGTTGGTCCTGAGCATGCATCCAGAGGACCAATATGCAGTGCGAGTATTAAAAACAGGAGCGGCAGGTTATATTACGAAAAACACTGCTTCGGAGGAGGTGGTAAATGCTGTCAAAAAGGTGCTGGCTGGGGGGAAGTACGTCAGCGCTTCGCTGGCTGAAAACCTCGCGACCAGTTTAAATACGCCGATGGGAAAAGCTCCGCATGAGATACTCTCTGATCGTGAGTACCAAGTGATGCGCCTGATAGCATTGGGCAAGAGTGTAAAGGAAATCGCTTTCGACCTCTCCTTGAGTGTAAAAACAATTAGTACTTATCGAACCCGCATCATGGAAAAAATGAAGTTCAAGACCAATGCGGATATCATCCGTTATGCGGTACATGAAAGGTTGGTTGACTGA
- a CDS encoding response regulator transcription factor, whose protein sequence is MNQADGNHDRKRLRVLVADDSAAIRDSLSSLISRLSDVEIVGLARTGLEAYELIQSLNPDVVTLDIRMPGMSGIQVLEAIKKQQLEVTVIVLTGLAEMEYRRKCTDLGAKFFFHKSTEFEKLIEVLSDYRDRLNLQQAQIQGSI, encoded by the coding sequence ATGAACCAAGCAGATGGCAACCATGACCGGAAGCGCCTCAGGGTTTTGGTTGCAGACGACTCAGCCGCAATCCGGGATTCATTATCTTCTTTAATCTCCAGGCTGTCAGACGTGGAAATTGTAGGGTTGGCCCGGACAGGATTGGAAGCTTATGAGCTCATTCAAAGCCTTAATCCCGATGTCGTGACGCTGGACATTCGCATGCCAGGGATGAGTGGAATCCAGGTGTTGGAGGCCATCAAAAAGCAACAATTGGAAGTTACTGTCATTGTGTTGACGGGATTGGCTGAGATGGAATATCGGCGGAAATGCACGGATTTAGGCGCAAAGTTTTTTTTCCATAAATCGACCGAATTTGAAAAACTAATTGAGGTCCTAAGCGACTACAGGGACCGCCTCAATCTGCAGCAAGCGCAGATTCAAGGCAGCATTTAA
- the larE gene encoding ATP-dependent sacrificial sulfur transferase LarE, which produces MTLDKLNRLRNVISSYGSCLVAYSGGVDSVFLAKVAKDVLGKKSLAAIADSPSLPRRELEEALEIARRFEIPVRIVRTKEFDNSSYLANPNNRCYFCKHELFTELEPLAKAEQFAVIAYGENASDVGDFRPGAKAAAEFQVRAPLKEAGLTKAEIRELSSYLGLPTADKPQMACLSSRIPYGEAVSPQKLLMIEEAEMLLRDLGFHDVRVRHHELKQGQLARIEIGPSELRKVLEAGVNERVAAALKKIGYLHVTLDLQGYRRGSVNELLGMASA; this is translated from the coding sequence GTGACTTTGGACAAGCTTAACCGACTCCGGAATGTAATATCTTCTTATGGCTCCTGCCTTGTAGCGTATTCTGGTGGCGTGGATTCGGTGTTTTTGGCCAAGGTGGCCAAAGATGTCTTAGGCAAGAAATCGTTGGCTGCCATAGCCGATTCGCCCAGCCTGCCACGACGTGAGTTGGAGGAAGCCTTGGAAATTGCCAGGCGATTTGAAATTCCGGTTCGAATTGTGCGCACGAAAGAGTTTGATAACTCCTCCTACCTCGCCAATCCCAATAACCGATGCTACTTTTGCAAGCACGAATTGTTCACGGAGTTAGAGCCACTAGCCAAAGCCGAGCAATTTGCTGTGATTGCCTATGGTGAAAACGCGAGTGATGTGGGTGATTTTCGGCCTGGAGCGAAGGCCGCAGCAGAGTTTCAAGTGCGGGCTCCTCTGAAGGAGGCCGGTTTGACCAAGGCAGAAATCAGGGAATTGTCCTCATATCTGGGGCTTCCAACTGCCGATAAGCCACAAATGGCCTGCCTGAGTTCCCGGATACCGTACGGTGAGGCTGTATCACCGCAGAAATTGCTTATGATCGAGGAAGCGGAAATGCTCTTGCGAGATTTGGGTTTCCATGACGTGCGTGTGAGACATCACGAACTCAAACAGGGACAATTAGCGCGAATTGAGATTGGCCCAAGTGAGCTTCGGAAAGTCTTGGAAGCTGGTGTGAATGAGCGGGTTGCAGCAGCATTAAAGAAAATTGGCTACTTGCATGTGACGCTGGACTTGCAGGGTTATCGCCGCGGGAGCGTCAACGAATTGCTCGGCATGGCAAGTGCTTAG
- a CDS encoding type II secretion system F family protein — MAQFAYKARRRTGETVQGVLDVADRAAALVQIERLGLFPIMVDASKTATKAAAAAERGGEKRDFKASLPPFMRELLERKRKPKLQELGTFTQQLANLLQSGMPLTVALNSMTHLESKGISSEVSKQLKQDVMEGKGLSDAMAKQPLIFSDLYVNMVRAGEQSGALTEVLKRLSDHYERFSQVQSKFTSALIYPAFVITVGSIIMFLFMTKMLPTFMKIFEGMNIELPLPTRILIGLSHLFSGYWWLMILTVVAVIVIFKRFQSTDGGKRTIDGWKINAPVVGKVMRLNLYGQFAQTLATLLENGVPVLTALTITEQTMPNRIIREAIARTREEVTDGKTLAQPLAKSKVFPQLMIDLLKIGEETGNVPGALRNVATTYENELNIGIKTMMSLIEPVMIVVMALGVAFLLLSVLSAMFAMTSSIAR; from the coding sequence ATGGCACAGTTTGCATATAAAGCCCGTCGTCGTACGGGAGAGACAGTCCAAGGTGTTTTGGACGTAGCGGATCGTGCGGCTGCCCTCGTGCAGATCGAACGGTTGGGGCTATTTCCAATCATGGTGGATGCTTCGAAGACGGCTACCAAGGCTGCAGCCGCAGCTGAGCGAGGTGGCGAAAAGCGCGATTTCAAAGCATCGCTGCCTCCGTTCATGCGCGAACTGCTGGAACGTAAACGCAAGCCGAAGCTGCAAGAACTGGGAACTTTTACACAACAACTTGCGAATCTTTTGCAATCGGGCATGCCGTTGACCGTGGCTTTGAACAGCATGACGCATCTGGAATCCAAAGGGATTTCCTCCGAGGTTAGCAAGCAATTGAAGCAGGATGTGATGGAAGGCAAGGGCTTGTCTGACGCCATGGCCAAGCAGCCACTCATTTTTTCCGATTTATACGTGAACATGGTTCGTGCAGGCGAGCAGAGCGGCGCGTTGACCGAAGTATTAAAGCGCTTATCCGACCATTATGAGCGTTTTTCACAGGTCCAATCTAAGTTTACCTCAGCTCTGATTTATCCTGCCTTCGTGATCACAGTCGGAAGCATCATCATGTTTTTGTTCATGACGAAGATGTTGCCGACGTTTATGAAGATTTTTGAAGGCATGAATATTGAACTGCCACTTCCCACGCGCATATTGATTGGCCTTAGCCATCTTTTCAGCGGCTACTGGTGGTTGATGATCCTGACGGTGGTGGCAGTAATTGTCATTTTCAAAAGATTCCAATCGACCGACGGTGGAAAGCGAACTATTGATGGCTGGAAGATCAATGCTCCCGTGGTGGGAAAGGTGATGCGACTCAATTTATACGGCCAGTTCGCTCAAACTCTGGCAACTTTGCTGGAAAATGGCGTGCCGGTCCTGACGGCGCTGACGATTACCGAACAGACGATGCCAAACCGCATTATTCGCGAGGCGATTGCCCGAACACGGGAAGAGGTGACGGATGGAAAAACGCTGGCTCAACCTTTGGCGAAGAGCAAAGTGTTTCCGCAATTGATGATCGATTTGCTCAAGATCGGTGAGGAAACGGGCAATGTGCCCGGGGCTCTGCGTAATGTGGCCACCACGTATGAAAATGAATTGAATATTGGCATCAAGACCATGATGAGCCTGATTGAACCGGTCATGATTGTTGTGA